The genome window ACCTGACAAGGAAGGAGATGCTGCACATACGTATGCCGATTCCTAGAAGCTGGGGCCCACGTGCACATTCTTCTGGAAGGAATCGCAAGCAGCCATAGGTGTTTCCCTTGGAGTAGGGGCTGGGTCGGGCAGTGGTTGTCAGTCTCATCATGTGCCTTCTAGTCTTGCTGGAATTTTCTAAACCTACTCAGGAGCCACTTTATCTAATGGTTAATGTCACAATTAACAATTGAGTGGGAAGGTCAGGgtccattttttgttttgttttttacacttccctatatttaaaaaactaataaaataatactaaaataatataaatatttttaaatgaaataattaaaaagtgaaGTGAAGATTAAAGGTAAACATTAGCAGTCTTGAAAACACTCAGCCCCTTTGGCGAGGGAGTCcttgaaggagggagggagggagagggtacCGGTTGTGGCTGTGGCGGAGCGGCTGCTGCACTCCTGGGAATAAGTGAAGTGCTGAGCTGCTGCGTCCCTGCTCACAGTCCCGGCACTGACTTTCACTGTGTCTTCACGAGGCCTGTGAGGCAGGCGCCGGCCCCATGGGTGAGACCGGGGCTGCAGACAGTAGCGGAGGTGCCAGCCCCTCCCGGCGCTGCCCTGCGCACACTCCTCGCATGAGGAGGACAGGGCAGGGGCTGCTGAGGACACTGGGCCTGGGGTCGGCGGCGCgcctccttcctcagcccctcTGTCTCCCGCTGGAGGGCTGACCCCTGGAGAgtccagggaggaggaggagcgagcACAGCGTGGCCCCAGCTCCGAGGTGGCGTCTCCAGTGCAGCCCTCCCATGAACAGAAGCTCCGGTCCCTGGCTCGGTGTCCCCAGGAGGGGCGGCAAGTGCTCAGGGCACCCCAGGCCTCACTTGCTTCTCTCCCACTCTGCCCCCATTCTGAACATGGCTGATGTGTTGGTCCTCCTGACAGGATgccatgccacctcctccaggcagggaCCAGATCTGATGCTCCATGTGGCCAGCACTCAGTGGGAGGATCTGTCTCTCCAAAGGTTACGTGGACTGGGCCCGGAGCTGGCCTGATCCTGGGAAAACACAATGCCCTGGGGCAGGCGGGGGGAGCGGGTGGAGGCTGGGCTGCTCAGCTCTGCGTGCCCGCAGTCCTGGTCTCGTTGTCTCGTTTCCAAGTTAGGAGTCCACATTCTTTTTGatgaaatctcccaattttaaacattaataacgttcttttttttaacactatGTTGGCCAATAAAGTCTATAGGCTGGATTCAGTCCACTGGCTGTTGTATTAatcaggcttctccagagaaacagaacctgtagagggagggagagacagacacacagactttACGGAATTGGCTCCCATGATGGTGAGGGCTGGCAAGTCCGAAATCTGCAggccaggccagcaggctggagatcCAGGAAAGAGCTGATGTCACAGTCTTGAGTCcaagttctgaaggctggaaacaGGAGGGTTTCTATGTTGCCGTCTTGAGGCAGACTTCCTCCTTCTGGAAGCCTCAGTCGGTTCTCTTGAGGCtatcaactgattggatgaggcccacccacgcTATGGAGagtcatctgctttactcaaagtccactgatttaaatgttaatcacatctaaaaaaaatatcttcacggggccagcccgatggtgcagcggttaagatcgcatgttccacttcggcagcccggggttcaagggttcagatcccaggtgcagagctatgcaccacttggcaagccatgctgtggcaggcatcccacatataaagtagaggaagatgggcacagatgttagctcaggccagtcttccctcagcaaaaaaagaggaggattgacagctgatgttagttcagggctgatctcaCTCAAAAAATacgtaaataaaaataaaaataaaaacctctcttcacagcagcatctagactggtgtttgaccaaacaccTGGGCcgatagcctagccaagttgacatgtAACGTTAACCATCACAGTTGTCAACGGGCAGCCTGTGCCTGGGACACTGTTCCTCCTCACCGCAGCCCTTGGCGTGATACTTCATCCTATTTCACAGAGGACAAAATTGGGCTCACGGAGGCCCCCAGGCAGTACATGGCAGAACCGGACTCAAGCCCAGcggctcctcccaccccaccccagggggcTTGGCCCCAGTGAGGCTGGGAGGCGCAGTGAGGGGAGAGGCAGCGAATGCAGGACTTGCTGACTTCAGACGCCACAGGACTTCAGCgagctcccagcctccctccctccacctctcagctcctcttcctctctgttctcacACTGGCCTCCCCTCTGGTCACCCAAGACCCACAGGGGAGGGGACTACGGAGACTAGCTCCCACTGGTCCTGCAGAGCACCCGGCCACCTGGCAGGGCTGGCGAGGACTGTTTGCCGGGAACCGACTGAATGGGCCCGGGAGATGGGGGCTACAGACAGGCGTTCACTACAAGGGCTCCTGTTTTAGCTTGAAAATTCCTGTGAGTTCTCAGTCTAAacagaaatgtttttcaaatccTGAGTGTTCCAGTACACCCAGCGTGCATCGTGCACCCCAAGGAATGTGGGCACCTCAGCTTGAGAATGTGGTTTTGGGGCTTCAGGGTCCTGGCGGTGGTCTAATCTGAACCCCTggtttcacagatggagaaagtaGTCTGACAGGGGGAAGGGACTCACCAGGGTCACTCTGCAGGTCAGTGCCCAGTGGGCCAAGgccaggcaggccccaggccccctgccccaAGCCCTGCACCAGGCAGCCCTGCACCACGGGCAGGGGCCGGGTTCCTGCCACCATTGGGGCACTTTTTTGGGACCCCCTGTGCTGCTTAAAATGCAGATCGTGGGGCAGCCTTCCTGCCAGTGTCAGGAGTTTTCCCATGAGAGGAGATTTCGAGGATAACACGTTAGTCTGGAGTCAGCCAGGCCTGGGTTGGAACACATGGAAAGGGGTCCTCAAAGCAGAGTGCTCTCCGCTCCAGCCGGCCTGGCCTCTTATTCTGAGCTCCCCACATTGTCATGGGTTTTCCGAGACCCTCTCGCCTGGAAGTCTTGACTCGCAGAACATTCAGCAAAGGTTTCCTAAGGCGTGGCTCGAGCAGGCCGGCAGCGAGGCCCCCGCATGTGGGCTGCAGTGAAGCTCCGGGCCCACAGAGAGAGTGGGAAGCCACTATCCAACCTGCATCTTCTCGGAGAGGGCGCGCTCCTTTCCTCCATCAAGGCCCTTTGCCAGCGTTTGAGATTTCACTGCCATGGCCGAAGCCACTCTACCCACGACTCAGCTCAACGAGGCCAGAATCGCAGACCTCCAGCTTCaggtaaaatgcagattccttaCTCAGCTCTCCTGACCACCGGCCAGCCTCACTGCCTTCCACTCAGCTGCGTCCTTGTAGCTTCTgcccctgcctctgctctggtCTGCAGATGCGCCATGCTCTCTCCCAGCTCCGGTCCTTTGCACAGGCTGGTCCCACTCGTGAGACTGTCCTCCCTTTGTCTGGACAAGTGGTTCCACACTGGAGcatgcatcagagtcacctggaaggcttgtccaaccccatctcccagcctgccctgcggctgggccctgccccagggTTTCTAATTCagaggatgctgatgctgctggcctggggactACACTCTGAAGACCACTCATCTGAATAAGCCCCTTTGTCTCATCAAGTCTCATCTTAAGTACTGCCTGCCCCACAAGTCTTCCTGACCTTCCTGGCTGGGTTAGCCCCTCTGTGGGGCCCCCACAGGCCTCTGGCACATCACTCACCGCTCTGTACTGTCACTGTCTGTTGCTTCTCAGTGTCTAGATTGGGGGGACCAGATGCAGCTCTGCCTTAGAGCATCTGGTAGAGAGAAGGCAGCTAGGAGACgtggaaggaaaaggggagagggcCAGAAGTGAGTGCTGCGGGTGGCCGACACCCTGCCAGGGGTCACACGCTCAGCTGCAGCTCAGCCTGCATGTGATGCACCTTAGAgtctcctcccacctctgagGGCGGCGATGATTGCCACCATTTCACAGAAAATTGATGCCAGGTTACAGAACTCACCCAAGACGTCAGAGAGCAAATAAAAGACAGGCAGGAATCAAAGTGAAGTAAGCTGTGGCTCTGCAGCTGTCAAGCGACTGCATGGCGTAACCGAGGCCTGCGCCAGCCTGCTGGATTGAATGGTGTGCCCCAAGCTCATGTCcttcccagaacctcagaatgtggccttatttggacaCAGGGTCACTGCGAATGCAATACGTTACCGTGAGGTCATGCTGGACTAGAGGGGCCCTTAGTACAACATGCTGGTGTCTCAAGaatagacagacacagagagaagaaggccGCGTGCCAGAGAGGCGGAGCGTGGAGCGGTGCAGATGCGAGCCAAGAACTCGAAGGATCTCGGGCCACCACTAGAAGCCGGGAGAGAGGCATGCAACAGGTTCTCTCTCTGAGTCCCCGaaaaggaaccaaccctgctggcatcCTGATTTCGGACTTAGagcttccagagctgtgagagaactaatttctcttgttttcagccacccagtttgtggcaatttgtagCCCCTGGAAATTCACACAACCAGTTTGGAATAACGCTCTCAGTCACAAGCAACAATCCATTACGGCCACAGCCACACGGTTGCAACATAGCCGCTGCTTCTCTGGACATCGTTTCCAGGGTTCtggaaggaagaagcagaaggGCTAACGGCCTCTTTGTATTCAGCAAGGCCAGCCTCCCGTAGCCCCAAAGAAGCATCATTTGACCAGAACTGTGGTGTGTGGGCGCCCCTAGCTGCCGGGGAGACTGGAGATGGAGCCATTAAGCCTTCTAGCCTGGAGAAAGTGGTTTGCGAGTGGCCACTGCTGGGTCCAGGGCTCACTGCCCCCATCCCCCAGAGCTGTGTGCCCAGGGTGAGACGACAACCCTGCCCTCACAGCTCTGTGGCACCTGCCCTCTGACATCCAGCTGGTCCCTGAGAAACTAATTTCCTCAGCTCTCAACCTCCTCCCTCATCAAATATTTGTCTGAGGCATTATCAAGGACAAAACCAGTTTGATCCCGGAGCTGTTTGTGCAGCGAGCGTGGAGTCAGCGAGCCTGGGCTTGTTCACCCACGTCCTTACTCcgagcctcaatttccccttcTGCAAGGAATGGAGGTTACATCGGATGGTGAggccccctcctcttccttctcttttctgctccCTGGCGAGGCCTCCACCAACTCCCAGATGTCCTTAGGTGGCTGCAGGAGCCCTGAAGTCGTGTGGCCAGAGGGCTCCTTACCCTGCAGTCTCCTTGCTGGCTCGCTGCCTCCAGCCTCACCATCCTCATCCATGTCTCACACCAGCTGCCGAGTCGACCTCAGAAGGCGAATCCAACCATGTCTCTTCCCAGCCGAAACCCTCCGGACCACTGGGCTGCACGGCAGGGTCGCCCGGGAAGCTTCGGGCCAGCCCAGCTCAGGGAATTGGCAGCTCTGGGTGGGTGGGCCCGGACAGCTGGCATTTGAggagcccaggggctgggctgggcagccaGGCCTGCGAGGCCCAGGCCTAGGAGAAAGGCCCCAGGAGGCCAGCCTTCAGGGCCTCTCCTGGTCCccgcccttctcccctctctagCCCACCCCACTTCCCATTTCCCCAGATGTCAggtcctcctgcctctgccccctcGCTGCCCCCTGGCCTGCAGCGCCGTCTCCTACAAGCCCACCTACCTCTCCAGACTCGGCTTCAGCTTTCAAGGCTGTTCTGGCCCGGGGTCTCCTTGccactctgcctctcccctccctgtcaCCTCCCCTTGCCGCCTGTCTCTGGCTGGCCCCCAGAGGTCAGGGCTAAAGTCTCTCCCATGGTGCACCCCCCAGCCCAGCGCAGGGGCCTGGGTGACTCACAGGAACTTGTAGCACACTGTGGTTTGGGGCCTGTGCTTGCTGGGCTCTCTGTTGCGGGGGGCCACACACGAGGGGCCTTCTCTGTGCTTGCTGAGCACAGACCTTCTCAGAACGCCTCCTCCCACGcagactggagaggagagagctgttcCCAGGGCAGGCCatgccctgcctgccccaccgCACACTGTGCCTCTCCAGAAACCTCCCAACCCCCTGCAGGCCTGGACCCCCAAGAGACATTTCCCCCCATCCCCCTTGGCCAAAGTAGAGCAGCGCGTGGGCTTCTGGTGGGGCGGTGGCCTTTTGTCCAGTGGGCAGGGCCTCCTGGGGGGTGATTCCCGGGcctctttgccttttctctttacctgtttAATGCACAGGACACTTGTCCTTAGAGTTCTTCACCTTCCCTCTGATGTAAGGGGGGCCCACACCCAGATGTCTGTGGGTGACGGAGCAGGAGCTTGCAGGGGAAGGCCGGAGGCCCTCCTAAGATGCACAGCCCTGGATGGGAACCGAGGCCTCCATGTCCTCCGTCCCTCCTGACCGCAGCCCTCTGCCCTGTGTGGTAACACTGACTGCTGGACAATCACCCTGGGAGCCCCAGAATCCCCCTGCTATAAAGGGGTCCCTAGCCCCAGCGACCCTGGGGTGCCCAGGTCTGAGGGTGGGAAGAAAAATGACCCCAACCTGGTCAGGGACAGAAAAGAGCGTTTTTTGCATCATGCAATTCATAATCTCCTTCTGGGAAGAAAATAGCTTTCCAGATAAGTGGACTTTTTGCTAAATTTCTACAAGAGTTAAGGCCTGGTCTAGGAAATCGCTGTCTGCCCACAGAGAGGCTGTCTGATGATGCAGGCCAGGCGCTTAGTGATCTTCAGCCGGCCTTGGTTTCCAGTTGTCAGGCTAACAATGGTGAAAAgggcaccttttttttttaatccctacAAAGATGTCCACCTAACGAGGTCTTTGAAAGGGCCTGCTTTGACTTTTGCAACAAGTCTGAAAACGAAACTTTGGAGAAAACACACATTCATaggaaaactttctggaaaaatgCATCCTTTTTTTAGCAAAGAGGTGGGAGTAGGTTGTGAGCATGCCTGCCGTGAGTCAGGTCCCTGCAGGCGTTGCCCGTCCCCTGGGCCGCCCCGGGCGTCCAGAGGCCCTCTCAGCAGCACCTCCCCTGCGCACGCCAGCCACCCTGCCAGGCCCAGGCGAAGCAGCTGCCACGATGaaggcagccccaggcctggcccttctCTGTCCCGGTCTTCACCCAGAGGGCCCGGAAGCTGTCCTCCGGGTCTGACGGACTGCCCTTGACCAAACCGCAGTCAGGCTCCCCCAGCCCTCTTTACGATTCAGCCTCATCCTCCAGCCCTGGGCCGTCTGCAGCCTGCCTAACCCAGCCAAGGGAGAAGGAAGTGAGAATTGCTAAGTCACCTCCCCACTgcccgcctccccccccccccccccgtagcTGACCAGGTTGCTCATCCTCCACGTTTGATGTGTAAGTCCTGGGCCTGCCTTTAGCAAGAGTCCCCCAACCCTTGAGGTCTCCTCTTAGTAATTCCCCATCCACTGactccctcactctgctccttggctataaatgcCCCGCTGTCCCTGTCATATTCGGAGCTGAGCCTCGTCTCCCGCCCCTATTTCGAAGGTCATGACTCCTGCTGCAACAGTCCTGAATTGTGTTCCTTTCgttttaacaagtgtcagaatattttttctctaacGGGGGCTCTGACACAAGAAATCGTCTAGAACCCTTTCTCGGCAATGAGGCCCCAGCCCCTGAGGAGGACCCAAGGGGCCGGCACCCATTCTTGTAGGGCTTGCGAGTGAGACACTCCAGCAGGGGCAGCCCTGGCCTGGTGGGAGACTTCAGGGGCTGGGGAGCGGCTCCCACCTGATGTCGAGGTCCTCCTCCCACAGCTGTGAAGGCTTCAAGTGCCTGACACCTCAGCAGCACTTCAGCCTGCCAAGGTGAGCTCTCCTTTTGTTGTGCTGATGAGGTCCCTATTAATGGAGTCCCTTGGGGGGCTCCGTGGGGACGTGAATCATGGAATCTTATCCTAAAATGAAACTGCCCAGCACCCAAGCAAGTGGAGCTGACCTTTTCCTGCTCCCCAAATGGCCACCAGCGGGGCCACACTGAGCCTCCCCTGCAGGAAACCTGGAGAAAGGCAATGTGTCCAAAGGACAGTTGGCTCTTGTAAGAGCGGCTGCCCCTGTTCTGTGCCGGGCTGGTGCTGAGCGCCCTATGTACGTGGCTTGATTTCATCTCCGCCCACCCTGACCTCAGGGTTCAGGCCTGGCTCTCCCTCGGCATCCACACTGGGCAGCCAGGGCCCTGCAGGCCCTCCCAGCGACAAACACTCCACCTCCACGTGCCCACCacttgggggagaggagagagggaaaggggtaCGAACTTGACTTAGACCCCAGGCTCAGAGCGATCCTGACACACGCGGCCCCCCAGAGGAGCCTTGGCGTTGTCTAACGCCCGTAACTGCGGCGGGGCTGGGGAGCCGGGCCCGGGCAGAGGTATAAGCTGGGTGCTGAACCACACTAGCTCAGCTGCTCATTCCAACACTCATTCACTCAAATGGCATTTTCTCACGTCCACCCACTGAGTGCCAGAGGCCCATCTGATATCCACACGAACAAGGGCCAGATGACGGGAGGGGACAGGTCCACTCATTCATtactcactcaacaaacactcACCAGGCACCCACTTACCCCAGAGACCCGACTTGTCCGCCACAATGGGGGACACCATTGTAATTCAGTGATGACCCCAAGACATGGGGAAGCACAGTAGAGCGTGGGTTCACCCAAGTATCCTGTACCCCAGCCTGGCTGGGGGAAGGTTCCAGGAAGTTGCAACAATGCCTTTCATCGGAACTGGGCAACACagactggggaggggtggggtttCTCGAACAGTCCAGCTGTGTTTGTCCCACCCTCTGTGTCAATATGAGGCTGGGCCTTATAAAGGCCAAAACGCCTCCCGTGGGACATTTCCTCAGCCACGCCAGCCCCCAGCAGGAAGGTGGGTCCACGCCAGCCCCCAGGAGGAAGGTGGGTCCAAATCCAGCACCATGACGGAACTGGAGACAGCCATGAGCATGATCATCGACGTCTTTGCCCGGTACTCGGGTGCCGAGGGCAGCAAGCAGAGCCTGACCAAGGGGGAGCTGAAGACGCTCATGGAGAAGGAGCTCCCGGGCTTCCTGCAGGTGAGGGCCCACGGGCACAGGGCCCTGGGGAACGGGATGGGGGATAGGGTGGGCTTGATGGGGGAACATGCAGAGGGTCAGGGAGCatggggggagaaaaaaggagggtgTGGAAGGCAGAAGGGACGGAAAGGGTCAACACCCAGATGCTCTGAAGAGTGGCCTCAGGGGTAGAGCAGGCGGGCTGAGGCTAGGAGTGGATCTGctgccccaggggctggggaccctGGGGCCTCTGAGCAGGGAAAGGATGTGGCCAGGTCAACCTTGAAGCATGGACCTGGAGCCCCAATTTCCCTGTGACCCAGATTCTCTGCGGGGGCCCACGGGGAGAGTGGGGTTAGAACCTGAGTGGCGGGGGATGGGGCACAGGGACCCAATCCAGGGCCGTCTCTGAGGCCAGGTTTGCTGGTCCCTGGGAACTGTCCCTCTCTAAGGCTCCAGGCCACAAACATCCCGGCTCCACTTCCTgcttgcctccttccttcccctgatCCCCAGGTCGTCCCGCGTTACCTGGCCTTAGTGGGACTGACCAGAATAGGGACGGGAGGAGGTCCCGTCCTGGCATCTGTCTGCCTAGAGCTGTTGGGCCTGGAGGCTCACAACGGAGTCTCCCCAGGGACCTGTAAGCAGaggcctgccctcctccacctcccccacgTTCCTCACTTCCCtttcctcacttccctcctcctcttcttctcccctcctctcaccccgcccccgccccggccccacCAAACTCTGCCTGCCTgcttgcctgcctgcctgcctgtcccTAAGGGGTCCGGGCTGGTACTGATCCTTGAGTATGGAAGCCTGACATTTTCAGCCCGAAGTATCACTTCACGGATACTGAGCACTTcagtatatttatctttttctagaTATGAATGCaatgaagatatatttttaaaaataaagttcatttgttctctattataaatatatgtttgcagtagaaaatgtaaaaatacagaaACGTGGAGGGAAGAAACCCCCCAACACAGactcccccctccctctgccgCTCAGCCTTCTCCCCAGGGCAAGGCGGATGTGAATGAAGGGCGAGCTGACATGCAATTTAGTTTCTCTGTGAACTTACTATTACAGCAGACATTCTGAAACTTCGTTGCTCATTGAACACTCCCCCTCATGCAGGGGGTCCTCGGAACACACTTGGAGAACCCGTGGCTAAGCCAGGGGTTCTCAAACGGGTGAGGTCAGAATCTCGGGGAACTTGGTGGAAGTAGCGGCTGGGCCCTCCAGCAgatgctgcagcccagccaagCTGGAGAAGGACTCGCTCAGCAGTGTCCCCAGCCCCGTGCCAGGCACACTCAGAGATTCCTAAACGCTGGGCGGCGGACGGGCTACAAGCCTCCTCAAGCTCACTTTTGGCAGCTGCAAGGTGTTCTGCCGCGGGACACACTGCTGCTCGTTTACCACTGAATGTCGGTTCCCGGGCTGCGCCGCCGGCgcccctgctgctgcttctcGGATGTGCACGGTGGTGGCACTTGGTCCCTTCTGAGGACGGTGCTCTCGTCTGACACACAGTGGGCTCAGGCTCTCAGAGACCCCCACCGGCCCTCTCAAAGAAGACCTGGGGCCCCGGGGTCCCGAGCCGGGTGCCCGAGCAGAGGGGAGAGTGGGGACTCTGTCCCTCCAGGCCTGGTCTCCCCTACGAGTCCCCTTCTCCCAGGTGTCTCAGGCCCGTCTCTCGGGCCCTCTGGGCCTTATTTCCTCCATCCGCACCCAGGGCGGTGCATCTCCTGGCCTGGTGGGCGCGAGGCCTGCAGGTGTGTGTAAAGCAGCTGGCCCGGGGCAGCATGAGACATGAGACCGGCGTTCCACAAACGTAACGCGAAGAGCTTTGGAGCCAGCAGCGCACCCGGGACAGAGCAGCGAGTGCGTGCGTTTCCGGGAATCATCGTCACTTTAAAGCAATGATACGATGATCCAAAGACAATCCCCTTCGAAACTTACACGTAAAACCAGCACCCGCTCCCACACAGCATCCCGCAGTTCAGAGGCGGCCTAGACGGGCCCTCAGTTCGTTGGCGTCCCGTCACACGCATTAGGGCGGCTCCCAACTGCTTGGAGCCCGAGCCTCTTTCCAGGGCCGCCGCCTGTGCGGGCGCGGGAGGCAAGGGCGGCACCCACTcggctccctccctctcctggctgGGCCAAGGCCCCATGCAGGCACCCCGGTCGCTGACCCTGCGCCTCTGTTTCTCCTAGACCGGAAGGAACAAGGGTGCCGTGGACAAACTGCTCAAGGACCTGGACGCCAACGGAGACGCCGAGGTGGACTTCAGCGAGTTCATCGTGTTTGTGGCCGCGCTCACGTCTACCTGCCACAAGTACTTCCAGCAGGCGGGCACCAAGTGAGGCCCCGCAGCCCCAGGTGCCTGCAGGGGCCGGGTGGGCCCCTGGCGTCCAGAAAGCTCTTGTTGGCAGTCGTTTCCCTGGGCGGAGCCGGCTGATGGCCCTCTGATTAATAAAATGCTTGTGAAATGACCCTGGTCTCAGAGAAACtgattattatttcttaaaacctCTGTaccccacacccacccacacgAAACAATTCACTAATTTGTCAGTTAATGCTCACTGCCTGCCAGTGGAGAGATGGAGGTGGAAACGACACCAGTCTGCTGGTAAGAATCTACTCACAGGCCATGTTCCGAGTGTCCACCCTGCGCTAGCCCGATGGCTGAGGCACAGTCCCTGCTTTTGTTTATTGTCAGCACAAGGTGAGTGCCACCCTGTCCTGGACCCAAGGGAGCCTAGTGGGACCTGCATCCGTCCATCCGTCCATTCATCCAGTCAGTCAGGCACGTAGCCACTCAGGAAACCCTGGCTCCTCCACCTCTCCAAACATGTTTTTTCAAGTAGCATCTTCTTAATGGTACAATACTTTCCTTTTTTGCCACAAAGATCAGAAAACACAGTAAGAGACTTAGAGAAGAAACGAATTACAAGTGAGGACGGGAATGGCCAGTGAACAACTGCCCACCCACCAGTGTTTACAGGTTTATGAAACCGTCTTTAGGAAGCAGCCAAAGCGACTCCCAGTGAGTCGTGGGTGTCAGGCCAGTAATCCGCCTGGTTTGGGGTCGCCTATCACTGTTTGAATTCCCAGCAGTCGAAGCCCCTTCCCCTGTCTGAAGACACTTCCACCGAGCAGAAATGGGCATGGCTGGGGGTCCTGCACTTGGTGGTGAGACGCTGATACGAGGCTGGGTTTCTCCCTCGCTGGGGAAGGGATGGCACAGGGTTTTAGGGAGAGTGGCGTTAGGTTAGACAGGAGCAGATACACACTTTGAAGCAAAGCGTGAAAAGTCAAGTTAACGTGACTTGGGGGAGCTGAGAGTGTGACCAGAGTGGgaagcatcttttctttttcttgctactTTACAAGTTAGTCACCATCCTGTGAATGACAGATTGCCCAGCTTATTCGTGGCAGGAAGCAGGGCCTATAGAGGCGCTGCGAATGCAGAGCCCTCGCTCCCGGCCTCGCTCGCAGCTGGGCTGCGAACCTCCTGGGTTCCCCAGACCCCCCCAGCCGTGGCGTCCGGCAATCGACGCAAAGAGGGGCACCGGGAGAACTCTCCAGGCCTGTGCAGCATGGCCGTGGGAGAGTGTCCAGGCACGCAGCCCTGAACCCAGCCCTCCAGGGCTCTCGGCGCTTCTGTACTGCTCACTATCTCAAAGCAGAGAAGTCTTTTCGGAATCACCCCCAGGGCAGGTTTCTGTGCTTTCCCACCAAGAACCCAGACCACAGGAGCAGCAGAAGAGCAGCGCGCCCCTTCCTTCAAGCGTCCTTGGTCCTTCCAATACCCAGCCCCTCCTCATG of Equus quagga isolate Etosha38 chromosome 3, UCLA_HA_Equagga_1.0, whole genome shotgun sequence contains these proteins:
- the S100P gene encoding protein S100-P, whose protein sequence is MTELETAMSMIIDVFARYSGAEGSKQSLTKGELKTLMEKELPGFLQTGRNKGAVDKLLKDLDANGDAEVDFSEFIVFVAALTSTCHKYFQQAGTK